One window of the Vigna radiata var. radiata cultivar VC1973A unplaced genomic scaffold, Vradiata_ver6 scaffold_264, whole genome shotgun sequence genome contains the following:
- the LOC106755167 gene encoding uncharacterized protein LOC106755167, with translation MADSSTPTSESNHTIISNADPLNAPDLFFLQEENEERMHPFFKLCAPLYKYGMKGDWAAAKRILENNENERLKRAAITKGWSTLLHVAAGANHSHFVKELLGMLQNEDVSLQDIKGNTAFCFAVSSGNMSIAKLLLGRNQYLLKIRGGGGHLPIQFAVMQGKCEMTWFLYGEINGDEFEEPDRKSLFFSSIKTGNHRFALVVAKRWPDLAWARDQNNDTALHILAFNQVPLHSCSHCPDIADPIRINPGMKKHVTFQLVKHLWENILLKKRISEVIPIISEPFQALFDAAEIGNFGFISELISAHPSLIWEVDNKNHSIVHTAVSHRHANIFNLIHEIESQKDLIVACMVNLSNPSSSEPVKNNTLLHLAAKVASPHQLELVSGAALQMCLEIIWFEEVKKIMPPHLIIVKNSDGITARDLFTKEHEKLRKKGEEWMKRTSEFCMLISTVIATAVFSAAINIPGGINDGTKKPNYLNQTSFLVFAISDGAAFISSSTAILIFLSILMSRYAEYDFYKSLPLKLISGLITLFISIACMMVAFASSFFITYNYGSRVIPDLIGVLVFPPLFLYIGLQLSLWCDIIYSTFYCRTLFRSTKPMIYTIKDV, from the exons ATGGCGGACTCTTCAACTCCAACATCAGAGTCCAACCATACCATAATATCCAATGCAGATCCTTTGAATGCTCCtgaccttttctttttacaagaagaaaatg AGGAAAGAATGCacccattttttaaattatgcgCGCCCCTTTACAAATATGGTATGAAAGGTGATTGGGCAGCAGCTAAACGGATCTTAGAAAACAATGAGAATGAGAGACTGAAACGTGCTGCAATAACAAAAGGTTGGAGTACACTGCTCCATGTTGCTGCAGGTGCTAACCATTCTCACTTTGTGAAAGAGCTGCTAGGCATGCTCCAAAATGAGGACGTTTCATTGCAAGATATCAAGGGCAACACTGCTTTCTGCTTTGCTGTATCATCTGGAAACATGAGTATTGCTAAGTTATTGCTAGGTAGAAATCAATACTTGCTAAAAATCAGAGGTGGCGGTGGACACCTACCTATCCAGTTTGCTGTCATGCAAGGAAAATGTGAAATGACATGGTTTCTGTATGGCGAAATCAACGGAGACGAATTCGAAGAACCTGATAGGAAATCCTTGTTTTTCTCTAGTATTAAAACCGGCAACCATA ggtttgctttagTAGTGGCCAAACGCTGGCCAGACCTAGCTTGGGCACGTGATCAGAATAATGACACAGCTCTGCATATCTTGGCTTTCAATCAAGTCCCCTTACATTCTTGTTCTCATTGTCCTGATATTGCAGATCCCATAAGGATCAACCCCG gAATGAAAAAACATGTGACTTTCCAATTGGTTAAACATCTCTGGGAAAATATTCTTCTCAAAAAAAGGATCTCGGAAGTAATTCCAATCATAAGTGAACCTTTCCAGGCATTATTTGATGCAGCAGAAATTGGTAACTTTGGATTCATATCAGAGCTTATTAGTGCTCACCCTAGTTTGATATGGGAAGTTGACAACAAAAATCATAGTATAGTTCACACGGCAGTTTCACATCGCCATGCTAACATCTTCAATCTAATACACGAGATAGAGTCCCAAAAGGATCTCATAGTAGCATGCATGGTCAATCTAAGCAATCCTTCATCTTCTGAACCTGTAAAAAATAACACTTTATTGCATTTGGCTGCAAAGGTAGCTTCCCCACATCAACTTGAATTAGTTTCTGGAGCCGCACTTCAAATGTGCCTTGAGATAATATGGTTTGAG GAGGTGAAGAAGATAATGCCTCCACATCTCATAATAGTGAAAAATTCTGATGGCATAACTGCTCGAGATTTATTCACAAAAGAGCATGAAAAATTGcgaaaaaaaggagaagagtGGATGAAACGTACTTCTGAGTTTTGCATGCTTATCTCAACTGTTATTGCTACAGCAGTGTTTTCTGCTGCCATTAACATACCAGGTGGTATTAATGATGGAACAAAAAAACCAAATTATTTGAACCAAACATCATTTTTGGTATTTGCAATATCAGATGGAGCTGCTTTCATCTCCTCTTCAACTGCAATATTAATATTCTTGTCTATTCTCATGTCACGTTATGCTGAGTATGACTTTTACAAGTCATTACCCTTGAAGTTGATATCTGGACTCATAACTCTATTCATCTCGATAGCATGTATGATGGTAGCATTTGCCAGTTCCTTCTTCATAACATACAACTACGGTTCGAGGGTTATACCAGATTTAATTGGAGTACTCGTTTTTCCACCCTTGTTTTTGTATATTGGTCTGCAACTTTCTTTATGGTGCGATATCATATATTCAACTTTCTATTGTAGGACTCTATTTCGATCAACCAAACCAATGATCTATACTATTAAAGATGTGTAA